The proteins below are encoded in one region of Peribacillus muralis:
- the prmA gene encoding 50S ribosomal protein L11 methyltransferase, translated as MKWSEFAIQTTNEAVEPVSNILHEAGASGVVIEDPLELVKERENVFGEIYHLNPDDYPDEGVMIKAYLPVNSFLGETVDAIKESINNLLLFDIDLGKNIVSISEVNEEEWATAWKKYYNPVKISERFTIVPTWEEYTPVSSDELIIELDPGMAFGTGTHPTTVMCIQALERTVKPGDLVVDVGTGSGVLSIAAALLEAKRIQSLDLDEVAVQSATQNVELNNVQDRVSVSQGNLLDGVDEQADVVVANILAEVIMRFTDDVAKVVKPGGHFIASGIIQPKKQDVKDAITASGFTIEETILMEDWVALIAKRND; from the coding sequence AACGAATGAAGCGGTTGAACCTGTTTCGAATATTCTTCATGAGGCAGGTGCCAGCGGTGTTGTCATTGAGGATCCTCTGGAATTAGTCAAGGAACGTGAAAATGTTTTTGGCGAAATCTATCACTTGAACCCCGATGATTATCCGGATGAAGGTGTAATGATCAAGGCGTATCTGCCCGTAAACAGCTTTCTTGGTGAAACCGTTGATGCCATTAAGGAATCTATCAATAATCTCCTTCTTTTTGATATTGACCTTGGGAAGAATATCGTCTCCATCAGCGAAGTGAATGAAGAAGAGTGGGCGACCGCCTGGAAAAAATACTATAATCCCGTAAAGATTTCCGAACGCTTTACCATCGTTCCTACATGGGAGGAATACACTCCTGTAAGCAGTGATGAATTGATCATTGAGCTTGATCCAGGGATGGCCTTCGGAACAGGCACACACCCTACTACGGTCATGTGCATCCAAGCGTTGGAACGGACAGTGAAGCCTGGCGATTTGGTGGTTGATGTAGGAACCGGTTCAGGCGTATTGAGCATTGCTGCCGCATTGCTCGAAGCAAAGCGAATTCAGTCTCTGGATTTGGATGAAGTGGCTGTACAATCCGCAACGCAAAACGTGGAGCTCAATAACGTACAAGATCGGGTATCTGTTTCACAAGGCAACTTGTTGGATGGTGTCGATGAACAAGCCGACGTCGTCGTGGCCAATATACTTGCCGAAGTCATCATGCGCTTTACCGATGATGTGGCAAAAGTGGTTAAGCCTGGCGGTCATTTCATAGCCTCCGGGATCATCCAGCCGAAAAAACAAGATGTCAAGGATGCGATCACGGCATCTGGATTCACCATCGAGGAAACGATCTTGATGGAAGATTGGGTGGCCTTAATCGCAAAAAGGAATGATTAA